The following are from one region of the Mustela lutreola isolate mMusLut2 chromosome 9, mMusLut2.pri, whole genome shotgun sequence genome:
- the LOC131808360 gene encoding ubiquitin-ribosomal protein eL40 fusion protein-like: MQIFVKTLMGRTITLEFDPSDTTENVKAKNPRQEESSLHLVLRLWGGIIEPSLRQLTQKYNYDKIICCKRYARLHACAVICHKKCGHTNNLRPKRLNKAPPPALPLSAGEPPA, encoded by the exons ATGCAGATCTTCGTGAAAACCCTGATGGGCAGGACCATCACCCTCGAGTTTGACCCCAGCGACACCACTGAGAATGTCAAAGCCAAAAATCCAAGACAAG AAGAGTCCAGCCTGCACTTGGTGCTTCGCCTCTGGGGTGGCATCATTGAGCCTTCCCTCCGCCAGCTGACCCAGAAATACAACTACGACAAGATAATCTGCTGCAAGCGTTATGCTCGCTTGCATGCCTGCGCTGTCATCTGCCACAAGAAGTGCGGCCACACCAACAACCTGCGCcccaaaagattaaataaggcCCCTCCACCAGCTCTTCCTTTGTCCGCAGGGGAGCCTCCTGCCTGA